In Aquiflexum balticum DSM 16537, a single genomic region encodes these proteins:
- a CDS encoding 3-keto-disaccharide hydrolase translates to MKKSVLLLMMLGCMGIISCESPKSENKSTEWNNIFNGENLEGWKVVGGAAPFEVKDSEIIGYAKANTPNTFLITEKEYTDYILELDLKIENLSSNSGIMVRGQFDPTKRDGQGLVFGYQIEADPSARAWSGGLYDEARRGWLYPLDLNPKAKSAFKMGEWNSYRIEAIGKEIKTWINGQEVAYVVDDMDSRGFIGLQVHSIGNPEDEGNKTYFKNVRVQTENLTPTPFQGDVFVVNTGLNELTDFEKEKGWKLLFNGLNSEGWKGAYKETFPEKGWHIKDGILMVEKADGGESSNFGDIVTVEKYSAFDLAFDFKMTEGANSGVKYFVTLSEGNKGSAIGLEYQILDDERHPDAKMGIEGNRTLASLYDLIKANKQPRFVKGPGEWNKGRVVVYPDNKVEHYLNGVKVVEYVRGSQEYRDLVAISKYKIWENFGEAPEGHILLQDHGDEVHFKNIKIKKLN, encoded by the coding sequence ATGAAAAAGTCAGTATTGCTATTAATGATGCTCGGATGTATGGGGATCATTTCCTGTGAATCTCCCAAATCGGAGAATAAATCAACAGAATGGAATAATATTTTCAATGGTGAAAACCTGGAAGGCTGGAAAGTAGTCGGAGGTGCAGCACCTTTTGAAGTTAAGGATTCGGAAATCATAGGTTATGCAAAAGCCAATACCCCAAATACTTTTTTGATTACTGAAAAAGAATACACGGATTATATTCTGGAACTCGATTTAAAAATAGAAAACCTTTCCAGCAACTCCGGAATTATGGTCAGGGGTCAGTTTGACCCGACCAAAAGAGATGGACAGGGTCTGGTTTTTGGCTATCAGATAGAAGCTGACCCTTCCGCACGTGCTTGGTCAGGCGGATTATATGATGAAGCCCGAAGGGGCTGGCTGTATCCACTTGATCTTAATCCCAAAGCCAAATCAGCCTTTAAAATGGGAGAATGGAATTCCTACCGAATTGAAGCCATTGGAAAAGAAATCAAAACCTGGATCAATGGTCAGGAGGTTGCCTATGTAGTAGATGATATGGATTCAAGGGGATTTATAGGATTACAGGTACATAGCATTGGAAATCCTGAAGATGAAGGAAACAAGACTTATTTCAAAAATGTCAGGGTACAAACGGAAAACTTAACTCCTACCCCATTTCAGGGAGATGTCTTTGTGGTCAACACAGGATTGAATGAACTGACAGATTTTGAGAAAGAAAAGGGTTGGAAACTATTGTTCAATGGACTAAATTCAGAGGGTTGGAAAGGTGCTTACAAAGAGACTTTCCCAGAGAAAGGATGGCATATCAAAGATGGTATATTGATGGTTGAAAAAGCCGATGGTGGTGAGTCAAGTAATTTTGGAGATATTGTTACTGTTGAAAAATACAGTGCATTTGACCTTGCCTTTGATTTCAAAATGACAGAAGGTGCAAACAGCGGTGTAAAGTATTTTGTGACCTTAAGTGAGGGCAACAAAGGTTCAGCGATTGGATTGGAATATCAAATTTTGGATGATGAAAGACATCCTGATGCCAAAATGGGTATAGAAGGCAACAGAACATTGGCCTCACTTTATGACCTGATCAAGGCCAATAAGCAACCTCGCTTTGTAAAAGGCCCCGGAGAATGGAACAAAGGCCGGGTAGTTGTATATCCTGACAACAAAGTGGAACATTACCTTAATGGAGTTAAAGTAGTGGAATATGTTCGCGGTTCTCAGGAATACCGTGACCTTGTAGCCATCAGTAAATACAAAATTTGGGAGAATTTTGGTGAAGCGCCCGAAGGACATATACTGCTTCAGGACCATGGAGATGAAGTTCATTTCAAAAATATCAAAATCAAAAAGCTGAATTAA
- a CDS encoding RagB/SusD family nutrient uptake outer membrane protein, producing the protein MKIIYSIFNKSLGALKYALITGLLLSVSCQDILEEDVISRIGNDYLSTPSGLNDGVNAAYSTLRMWYGTERGNNFTVFGTDTYRMGSDGSWKFINQYTNQFDSRTGQLNEIWDESYRGINTCNAIIERAEGITGVNEQTKNQRLAEVKFLRAHYYFILVQTFGAVDLQLTETLVPTKEVSRTPVPAIYDAIIKDLTEAIPNLEPIIRSNNYGRATRPAAEHLLGKVYLTKATSEAQAGDDYSKAEVLLKKVISDYGFRLLPDFKDVHGFGNEINDEVIFAVQYTRDPLTNLQGNSSANPVLNSGNNGHVFFLMEYDTQPGMRRDTQNGRPFKRFRPTDYTLNTIFADRENDARYDKSFVHVFRSNRPGTYNTSFDTSKPSVTFAEGDTAIFLPGVELSVAERATRPYQVLVPSLYTDKLYPALNKFLDPGRADLTQFEGGRDYIAFRLADTYLMLGEVLFRQGKNAEAADVVNNVRRRAAFPGKEAAMEVTAADINLEFFVEERARELLGEQMRWFDLKRWGLLIERVRLHNPDAAPNIQEYHSLRPIPQNQIDRTTGGEASFPQNPGY; encoded by the coding sequence ATGAAAATCATATATTCAATATTTAATAAATCTTTAGGGGCTCTTAAATACGCCCTGATAACAGGTCTCCTTTTATCGGTTTCCTGTCAAGACATATTGGAAGAGGATGTTATATCCAGAATCGGAAACGATTACCTCAGCACTCCATCCGGTTTAAATGACGGTGTCAATGCAGCTTATAGTACACTCAGGATGTGGTATGGTACGGAAAGAGGAAACAATTTCACCGTATTCGGAACCGATACTTACAGAATGGGTTCTGATGGAAGCTGGAAGTTTATCAATCAATACACCAATCAATTTGACTCCAGAACCGGTCAATTGAATGAAATATGGGATGAGTCCTATAGAGGAATAAACACTTGCAATGCCATTATTGAAAGAGCTGAAGGCATCACCGGGGTAAATGAACAGACCAAAAATCAAAGGTTGGCCGAAGTAAAATTTCTGCGCGCCCACTACTATTTTATTTTGGTACAGACTTTTGGCGCCGTTGATTTACAACTCACTGAAACCTTGGTTCCTACTAAAGAAGTTAGTCGGACACCAGTCCCTGCCATTTATGATGCCATTATTAAGGACCTTACTGAGGCTATTCCTAATTTGGAACCCATAATCAGATCCAATAATTATGGAAGAGCTACTAGACCTGCCGCAGAACATTTGTTGGGAAAAGTATATTTGACCAAAGCTACCTCTGAAGCCCAGGCAGGAGACGATTATTCAAAAGCAGAAGTATTATTGAAAAAAGTAATCTCAGATTATGGATTTAGACTTTTGCCTGATTTTAAAGACGTACACGGCTTCGGCAATGAGATCAATGATGAAGTGATTTTTGCTGTTCAATATACCAGAGACCCCTTGACAAATTTACAAGGAAATTCTTCAGCAAACCCTGTTTTGAATTCCGGTAATAATGGCCATGTATTCTTCCTGATGGAATATGATACTCAACCAGGAATGCGCAGAGATACTCAAAATGGTCGACCATTCAAAAGATTCCGTCCGACAGATTATACGCTCAATACAATATTTGCAGACAGGGAAAATGACGCCCGCTATGATAAATCTTTCGTCCATGTATTTCGAAGTAATAGACCTGGAACTTATAACACATCGTTTGATACCTCAAAACCATCAGTAACCTTTGCTGAAGGGGATACAGCTATCTTTTTACCTGGTGTGGAACTTTCCGTGGCTGAAAGGGCCACAAGACCTTATCAGGTTTTGGTTCCAAGCTTGTATACTGATAAACTATATCCTGCCTTGAATAAATTCCTGGATCCTGGAAGAGCTGATTTGACACAATTTGAAGGTGGTAGAGATTATATAGCATTCAGATTGGCAGATACTTATCTGATGTTGGGTGAAGTGCTTTTCAGACAAGGGAAAAATGCTGAAGCTGCAGATGTTGTCAATAATGTAAGGAGAAGAGCCGCTTTCCCCGGAAAAGAAGCAGCTATGGAAGTGACAGCTGCAGATATCAATCTTGAATTTTTTGTTGAAGAAAGAGCAAGGGAATTATTGGGAGAACAGATGAGATGGTTTGACCTTAAAAGATGGGGATTGCTTATCGAAAGAGTAAGGCTTCATAATCCGGATGCAGCACCTAATATCCAAGAATATCACAGTCTCAGACCTATACCACAAAATCAAATTGATCGTACTACCGGCGGAGAGGCAAGTTTCCCTCAGAATCCAGGATATTAA
- a CDS encoding SDR family oxidoreductase, whose amino-acid sequence MKLFSVKNKKIVITGATGVLGERIARHLAKEGAQIIILGRTPSKVEHLIEVLRKEGGKADGFLADVTQENQVELVAQKIEDRYKTVDILINLAGGNRPEAIVSPIQTLFDLSPEAVKKVMDLNYQGTLIPVKHFFPLMLSNKSGNIINISSMAASRPMTRVVGYASAKAAIDNLTKWLSVELAQKHGPNFRVNAIAPGFFLTEQNRSLLTESNGSLTQRGNQIIAHTPMNRFGEPEDLLGTLQWLCSDASKFVTGTIIPVDGGFSAYSGV is encoded by the coding sequence ATGAAATTATTCTCTGTAAAAAATAAAAAAATAGTAATCACAGGGGCTACAGGGGTCTTGGGCGAAAGGATAGCAAGACACTTGGCCAAAGAAGGTGCGCAGATCATCATTTTAGGCCGGACACCTTCTAAAGTAGAGCACCTTATAGAAGTTTTAAGAAAGGAAGGAGGAAAAGCTGATGGTTTTTTGGCAGATGTTACCCAAGAAAATCAAGTGGAATTGGTCGCTCAAAAAATCGAGGACAGATACAAGACGGTGGATATATTGATCAATCTTGCCGGTGGCAATCGGCCTGAAGCTATTGTAAGTCCAATTCAAACCCTATTTGATCTTTCGCCCGAAGCTGTCAAAAAAGTAATGGACCTCAATTATCAGGGAACCTTAATTCCCGTTAAACATTTTTTTCCTTTGATGCTATCCAACAAATCCGGCAATATCATCAATATTTCCTCAATGGCGGCAAGCCGACCAATGACAAGAGTTGTTGGCTACGCTTCTGCCAAAGCAGCCATTGACAACCTTACCAAATGGCTTTCTGTGGAACTAGCCCAGAAACATGGCCCAAATTTCCGTGTCAATGCCATAGCACCGGGTTTTTTCCTTACAGAGCAAAACCGATCATTACTTACAGAATCCAATGGAAGTTTGACCCAAAGGGGAAATCAAATCATTGCACATACTCCCATGAATAGATTTGGCGAACCCGAAGATCTTCTCGGAACCTTGCAGTGGCTGTGTTCAGATGCATCAAAATTCGTCACAGGAACAATTATTCCAGTTGATGGGGGATTTTCAGCTTATTCGGGAGTGTAA
- a CDS encoding SusC/RagA family TonB-linked outer membrane protein encodes MKQKFYLKSGIFLFLLALSLNVYGQSRVVKGKVTDESNEPVPGTTVIVKGTTTGTTTDLDGDYSISVSDDAVLVFSFIGFTSKEITVGNNSIINVTLNTDLSDLEEVIVVGYGTQRKSQLTGAISSVGAKEIQELPISNARQALQGRAAGVDVTIAGSKPGAGPQVRIRGRRSFNAGNDPLYVVDNIPIVGNIDDINPQDIVSMEVLKDASATAIYGSRGANGVVLVTTNRGKAGKTIVSFDMFAGVNESLGRIEVFNGPEFAEYKRESRRATGNYPAGPATPEADATLFEPVELEGIALGRTTDYVGALLRTGVIQNYQVGVQGGNEKTNFFISGNYFNETGVVKNQDFSRYTFRVNLDHKITNRITVGTSTLLVNSLRNGENFNPIGGAMQENPLGKPFDDEGNLIFLPTNDGLRTNPYAEIVPGAQLDEVSRYRMFNSIYATIQLHKNLSFRSNFGPDFSFQRAGRFTGSQTNARRGAQPTGSIAERWDFNYTLENILTYEKTFNEKHRLNVTGLQAIQQDRSERTSISVLGIPAASQLYHRLGDASQITGANTDLIEWALLSYMGRINYGFKDKYLVTATLRADGSSRFGSNTKWGYFPSVAFAWNITSEPFMANSNIDLMKLRVSYGSIGNQGISPYQTQPLLGRTVYAFGNTPAFGFRPNSIGNPDLRWESSATFNVGLDFGLIKGRLSGSMEYYNTRTTSLLAPQPLPNSTGFGGFTTNVGETQNTGFELTLNSINIDRTNFRWSTDIIFNTNREQIVSLANGRVDDIAAGRFIGQPLSVFFDLKKVGIWQTDEADVAQSFGDRPGEIKIEDFNSDGRINANDRQILGSAVPDFILGMTNRFNYKAFDFSFFIFARVGQMLRSDFHSANNSLFGRYNNLAVDYWTPNNPTNEFPRPNQNQEFPKYNTSMTYFDGSFVKIRNINLGYTLPTALATKFKMQSLRVFTSIQQPFIFAEYRSRYQGIDPETFIDGEQGVEGGRVSSNVAPAITTYTLGLNVRF; translated from the coding sequence ATGAAACAAAAGTTTTACTTGAAATCAGGAATATTTTTATTCCTGCTCGCACTGTCCCTCAATGTATATGGACAGTCCAGAGTAGTCAAAGGAAAGGTAACAGACGAGTCGAATGAACCTGTTCCCGGAACTACCGTCATTGTCAAAGGGACAACCACCGGTACAACTACAGATTTAGACGGGGACTACAGTATATCTGTTTCCGACGATGCTGTGCTTGTTTTTTCCTTTATAGGGTTTACTTCCAAAGAAATAACTGTTGGAAATAATTCTATCATTAATGTAACCTTAAATACAGATTTATCAGACCTTGAAGAAGTCATTGTAGTAGGTTACGGTACCCAAAGAAAAAGTCAATTGACCGGCGCAATCTCATCTGTCGGTGCCAAAGAAATCCAGGAACTCCCTATTTCCAATGCAAGACAGGCTTTGCAGGGTAGGGCTGCAGGGGTGGATGTAACCATTGCAGGAAGTAAACCCGGTGCAGGTCCACAGGTAAGGATCAGGGGTAGAAGATCATTTAATGCTGGTAATGATCCCTTGTATGTAGTGGATAATATTCCAATAGTGGGGAATATTGACGACATCAACCCTCAGGATATCGTTTCCATGGAAGTTTTGAAAGATGCCTCAGCCACAGCTATTTATGGTTCAAGAGGGGCAAATGGAGTTGTGCTTGTCACTACCAACAGAGGTAAGGCAGGCAAAACGATAGTTTCTTTTGATATGTTTGCCGGGGTCAATGAATCATTGGGAAGGATTGAAGTCTTCAATGGACCTGAGTTTGCGGAATACAAAAGGGAATCAAGAAGGGCAACAGGCAACTATCCCGCCGGACCTGCTACACCTGAAGCGGATGCAACCCTATTTGAGCCTGTGGAATTAGAAGGTATTGCTTTGGGCAGGACCACTGATTATGTCGGGGCATTGCTCAGAACAGGAGTAATACAGAATTATCAGGTAGGTGTACAGGGAGGAAATGAAAAAACAAACTTCTTTATCTCAGGGAACTACTTCAATGAAACCGGAGTAGTAAAAAACCAGGATTTTTCCAGATACACTTTCAGGGTAAATCTTGACCATAAAATCACCAACAGGATTACAGTGGGCACTTCTACCCTATTGGTAAATAGTCTCAGAAATGGAGAAAACTTCAATCCAATCGGCGGAGCAATGCAGGAAAATCCACTTGGAAAACCATTTGATGACGAGGGTAATCTGATCTTTTTGCCAACCAATGATGGTTTGAGGACGAATCCATACGCAGAAATTGTACCCGGAGCACAATTAGATGAAGTGTCCAGATACAGGATGTTCAATAGTATTTATGCTACTATACAATTACATAAAAACCTGTCATTCCGCTCAAATTTTGGACCTGATTTTAGTTTTCAGCGGGCAGGAAGATTTACAGGTTCACAGACCAATGCCAGAAGGGGTGCACAACCAACCGGAAGCATAGCTGAAAGATGGGATTTCAATTATACATTGGAAAACATTTTAACTTATGAAAAGACATTCAATGAAAAACATAGATTGAATGTTACTGGACTTCAGGCCATCCAACAGGACAGGTCTGAAAGAACCAGTATTTCAGTATTGGGAATTCCTGCAGCGAGTCAACTTTACCATAGGTTGGGAGATGCCAGTCAGATTACAGGCGCCAATACCGATTTGATAGAATGGGCCCTATTGTCCTACATGGGAAGGATCAATTATGGATTTAAAGATAAATACTTAGTCACTGCTACACTAAGAGCTGACGGCTCTTCCAGGTTTGGTTCTAATACCAAATGGGGTTATTTCCCTTCAGTGGCCTTCGCTTGGAATATTACCAGCGAACCCTTTATGGCCAATTCCAATATTGACCTGATGAAGTTGCGGGTGAGTTATGGTTCCATTGGTAACCAAGGTATATCTCCCTATCAGACCCAGCCTCTTCTTGGAAGAACTGTTTATGCCTTTGGCAACACACCTGCATTCGGATTTAGGCCAAATTCCATCGGTAATCCTGATCTAAGATGGGAATCTTCGGCTACATTCAATGTAGGATTGGACTTTGGGCTTATCAAAGGCAGGTTAAGTGGTAGCATGGAATATTATAATACCAGAACTACAAGTTTGTTGGCTCCTCAGCCATTACCCAATTCGACAGGATTCGGAGGATTTACAACAAATGTAGGTGAAACACAAAACACCGGTTTTGAACTGACATTAAATTCCATCAATATAGATAGGACAAATTTCAGATGGTCAACAGATATTATTTTCAATACAAACAGAGAACAGATCGTCAGCCTCGCCAATGGAAGGGTGGATGATATCGCTGCAGGTAGATTTATTGGTCAACCCCTTTCTGTATTTTTTGATTTGAAAAAAGTTGGAATATGGCAGACTGATGAAGCTGATGTGGCTCAGTCATTTGGAGATAGACCCGGCGAAATCAAAATAGAAGACTTCAACTCAGATGGAAGAATCAATGCAAATGATAGACAAATTCTTGGTTCTGCTGTTCCAGACTTTATTTTAGGTATGACAAACAGGTTTAATTACAAAGCATTTGATTTTTCCTTTTTCATTTTTGCAAGGGTTGGACAAATGCTGAGGTCAGATTTTCATAGTGCCAACAACTCCTTGTTTGGAAGATATAATAATCTTGCTGTGGATTATTGGACTCCTAACAATCCCACTAATGAATTCCCAAGGCCCAACCAAAATCAGGAGTTTCCCAAGTACAATACTTCTATGACCTATTTTGATGGTTCCTTTGTGAAAATCAGAAATATAAATTTGGGTTATACTTTACCTACAGCCCTTGCCACAAAATTTAAGATGCAAAGCCTGAGAGTATTTACAAGTATCCAACAGCCTTTCATCTTTGCTGAATACAGGTCAAGATATCAAGGTATAGACCCGGAAACATTTATTGATGGAGAACAGGGTGTAGAAGGCGGAAGAGTAAGTTCAAACGTTGCTCCAGCTATCACTACTTATACTTTAGGACTAAATGTCAGATTCTAG
- the uxaC gene encoding glucuronate isomerase → MDILPRRGFKTFINDDFLLSNEFSKVLYHDYAKNLPIIDYHNHLPPEQISRNKVFENITEIWLNGDHYKWRAMRTMGIDEKFITGNSSDFEKFQKWAQTVPYTMRNPLYHWTQMELQRYFGIEELLDQDNAIDIYNFTSKKVSTPEFSTQNLLSKMNVEVICTTDDPCDNLIYHQEFKFSNISFGMFPAFRPDKAFTIESPENYETYLNKLATVSRNNIQTYDDLLQSLKNRVDYFHENGCRLADHGLENLYYFKNSSLDPQIIFHKVNTGHIPTEEEVAFFKYRTLLELCKMYQAKGWTQQFHLGALRNNNSRMYRQLGPDTGFDSIGDFSQAVSLSGFLNELDKTDQLAKTILYNLNPGDNEVMATMTGNFNDGSIKGKIQFGSGWWFLDQKDGMEAQMNTLSNMGLISCFVGMLTDSRSFLSFPRHEYFRRILCNLFGKDIQNGELPNDEKMIGKIIQDICYYNAKDFFQFPKI, encoded by the coding sequence ATGGATATTCTACCGCGTCGGGGTTTCAAAACCTTTATAAATGATGATTTTTTACTTTCAAATGAATTCTCAAAAGTTCTCTATCATGATTACGCGAAAAATTTACCCATCATTGATTATCACAATCACCTTCCTCCAGAACAGATTTCAAGAAACAAGGTTTTTGAAAATATAACCGAAATTTGGCTTAATGGCGATCATTATAAATGGAGGGCCATGAGGACTATGGGAATTGATGAGAAATTTATCACGGGCAATTCTTCCGATTTTGAAAAATTCCAGAAATGGGCACAGACAGTACCATATACCATGCGCAATCCCCTTTATCACTGGACGCAGATGGAATTACAAAGATATTTCGGAATAGAGGAATTACTGGATCAGGATAACGCTATCGACATTTATAATTTTACGAGCAAAAAAGTCTCCACTCCTGAATTCAGCACACAAAACTTACTTTCCAAAATGAATGTGGAGGTAATCTGTACTACGGACGATCCTTGCGATAACCTTATTTATCATCAGGAATTTAAATTTTCGAATATTTCTTTCGGAATGTTTCCGGCATTTAGACCTGATAAAGCCTTTACCATTGAGTCGCCAGAGAATTATGAGACCTACCTCAACAAGCTGGCAACTGTCTCCCGCAACAATATCCAAACCTATGACGACCTTCTTCAATCATTGAAAAACCGGGTGGATTATTTTCATGAAAATGGTTGTCGACTTGCTGACCATGGGCTTGAAAATCTGTATTATTTCAAAAACTCCTCTTTAGACCCCCAAATAATTTTCCATAAAGTAAACACCGGTCATATACCAACAGAGGAGGAAGTGGCGTTTTTCAAATACAGGACTCTCTTGGAGCTTTGCAAAATGTACCAGGCAAAAGGTTGGACCCAACAGTTCCACTTGGGCGCTTTAAGAAACAATAACAGCAGAATGTATAGGCAGCTTGGACCGGATACTGGATTTGATTCCATCGGTGACTTCAGTCAGGCGGTATCTTTATCCGGTTTTTTGAATGAATTGGACAAAACAGATCAACTTGCAAAGACAATCCTATACAACCTTAATCCCGGTGACAATGAAGTAATGGCGACCATGACCGGAAATTTCAATGATGGATCCATAAAAGGGAAAATCCAATTCGGTTCAGGTTGGTGGTTTCTGGACCAAAAAGACGGTATGGAAGCGCAGATGAATACCCTTTCCAATATGGGTCTGATCTCTTGTTTTGTAGGTATGCTGACAGATAGCAGAAGCTTCCTTTCCTTTCCAAGACATGAATATTTCAGAAGGATTTTATGCAACCTGTTTGGGAAAGATATCCAAAATGGTGAACTTCCAAATGATGAAAAAATGATTGGAAAAATCATTCAGGACATTTGTTATTACAATGCGAAGGATTTTTTCCAATTTCCGAAAATATAA
- a CDS encoding Gfo/Idh/MocA family protein, which produces MNNDKNNRREFLKKSTLATVGLSSLGAMGFSAKSYGNIIGANDRMNVAIAGLGRRLGAFYAPISDPNNNVRLVTLCDVMESQRGKAATNFAKFIDYKPKLENSILKVIEDKEIDVLINATPDHWHAPGTWLAVENGKHVYVEKPCSHTPREGEILLEYKKKYGKVIQMGNQQRSSDHTIEIINQIHNGVIGKAYMATAFYINQRGEVPVPKEAAPPAGLDWELFQGPAPRRKYTHDTWNYNWHWYGWDYGTAETGNNATHELDVARWALQVEYPKHVHVDAGKYHFVNDGWTMYDTMLATFKFDGEKTIQWDGKSRNGHNTYGMDRGTIIYGTEGSVIVNRSLYRLFDRSGKLIRETKTKSVEGSTNLGGGGDMTTVHVSNFFNAIRGKEKQNSTIDDGAVSTLLCHLANISHRIGESFDCNPSNGHIYNRKGMELWSKAYEKGWEPKI; this is translated from the coding sequence ATGAACAATGATAAAAACAACAGGCGTGAGTTTTTGAAAAAATCCACCTTGGCCACCGTAGGACTTTCTTCCCTGGGAGCGATGGGTTTTTCCGCAAAAAGCTATGGGAACATCATCGGTGCCAATGACAGAATGAATGTTGCAATCGCAGGACTAGGTAGAAGATTGGGTGCATTCTATGCACCCATCAGCGATCCTAATAACAATGTGAGATTAGTAACGCTGTGTGACGTGATGGAGTCCCAAAGAGGAAAGGCTGCTACAAATTTTGCCAAATTCATTGATTACAAACCAAAACTTGAAAACAGTATTCTCAAGGTAATTGAGGACAAAGAGATTGATGTACTGATCAATGCCACTCCTGACCACTGGCATGCCCCCGGTACCTGGTTAGCCGTAGAAAACGGCAAACATGTCTATGTAGAAAAACCCTGTAGCCATACCCCCCGTGAAGGAGAAATTCTGTTGGAATACAAAAAGAAGTACGGCAAGGTGATTCAAATGGGCAACCAACAGCGTTCTTCAGACCATACCATAGAAATCATCAATCAGATTCATAATGGGGTTATTGGCAAAGCTTATATGGCAACAGCATTTTATATCAATCAAAGAGGAGAAGTTCCAGTTCCCAAAGAAGCCGCCCCTCCTGCTGGTCTGGACTGGGAACTTTTCCAAGGACCCGCGCCAAGAAGAAAATATACGCATGATACTTGGAATTACAATTGGCATTGGTATGGCTGGGACTACGGCACTGCTGAAACCGGTAACAATGCAACCCATGAATTGGATGTGGCACGCTGGGCACTTCAGGTAGAATATCCAAAACATGTCCATGTAGATGCCGGAAAATACCACTTTGTAAATGACGGCTGGACCATGTACGATACCATGTTGGCTACCTTTAAATTTGATGGTGAAAAAACTATACAATGGGATGGTAAAAGCCGAAATGGTCACAATACTTATGGTATGGACCGTGGCACTATTATATATGGTACTGAGGGTTCAGTGATTGTCAACAGGAGTTTGTACAGATTATTTGACAGATCCGGAAAATTGATCAGAGAAACAAAAACCAAAAGCGTGGAGGGAAGTACCAACCTTGGCGGTGGTGGTGATATGACCACAGTACATGTAAGCAATTTCTTTAATGCGATCCGAGGAAAGGAAAAGCAAAATTCCACTATTGATGATGGGGCAGTCAGCACCTTGCTATGTCATTTAGCCAATATCTCCCATCGCATAGGCGAAAGCTTTGATTGCAATCCCTCTAATGGTCATATCTACAACAGAAAAGGAATGGAATTGTGGTCAAAAGCCTATGAAAAAGGCTGGGAACCTAAAATCTAA
- a CDS encoding LacI family DNA-binding transcriptional regulator, with product MSEVNIKYLAEKLGLSPSTVSRALNDSYEISQPTKDRVNQLAKALNYQPNPFARSLREQKSKTIAVIIPERINNFFSQVIDGIEEITQQYGYHLLVYSTHENVETEKRIISYLLNGRVDAIVMSVSSQTKYIDHLQTVFNKGVPIIFFDRICQEIPTTKFITNDYENGYKATFHLIEKGCKKIYFLLLSKEISIGRERLRGYLDAMKASSLSFDESWVIQCAQKEEENIRLISGFLYGMDRPDGIVASVEKLAIATYYAARETKLQMPKDFRMISFSNMRIAGLLQPSLTTISQPALKIGMECAELLMKKLTKPNQPALEDRIIVLPSQIILRESTGK from the coding sequence ATGTCAGAGGTAAACATTAAATATCTAGCGGAAAAACTCGGATTATCACCTTCTACAGTTTCAAGGGCTTTAAACGACAGTTATGAAATCAGCCAACCCACGAAAGATAGGGTAAATCAACTGGCCAAGGCCTTAAACTACCAACCAAATCCCTTTGCAAGAAGTCTTCGGGAACAAAAAAGCAAAACCATTGCTGTTATTATCCCGGAAAGGATCAATAATTTTTTTAGTCAGGTCATAGACGGTATAGAAGAAATCACCCAGCAATATGGATATCATTTGTTAGTCTATAGTACCCATGAAAATGTGGAAACCGAAAAAAGGATTATTTCTTACCTTTTAAATGGTCGGGTTGATGCAATCGTCATGTCGGTCTCGAGTCAGACAAAGTATATTGACCATTTACAAACGGTGTTTAACAAAGGGGTGCCAATTATTTTTTTTGATAGGATTTGTCAGGAAATCCCCACAACCAAGTTTATTACAAATGATTATGAAAACGGTTATAAAGCTACTTTTCATTTGATAGAGAAAGGCTGCAAAAAAATCTATTTTTTATTATTGTCCAAGGAAATATCAATAGGAAGGGAAAGACTCAGAGGCTATTTGGATGCTATGAAGGCATCATCACTTTCCTTTGATGAGAGTTGGGTAATCCAATGTGCTCAAAAAGAAGAGGAAAACATCAGACTTATTTCAGGTTTTCTTTATGGAATGGACAGACCTGATGGAATCGTAGCTTCTGTTGAAAAATTAGCCATAGCTACTTATTACGCAGCTAGAGAAACCAAATTGCAAATGCCGAAAGATTTTAGGATGATCAGTTTCTCCAATATGCGCATTGCAGGATTGCTTCAACCTTCCTTGACCACCATTTCACAACCGGCATTGAAGATTGGAATGGAATGTGCGGAATTATTGATGAAAAAACTTACCAAGCCAAATCAACCTGCTTTGGAAGATAGAATCATTGTTTTGCCTTCCCAAATTATCCTGAGAGAATCCACCGGAAAGTAA